GTAGACCGACACCCAGGCGTGGCTGACGTCAGCACCCTGCAACTTGGGCTGGCCAGGCGGCGGGTCGGTCTCCAGGTAGCCGCTCACGTACCGGGCGGCCAAACCCATCGCTCGCAGCCCGGCGATCGTCAGGTGTGCGAAGTCCTGGCACACCCCGGCTCGTCTCGCCAGGACCTCGTCCACCGGTGTGCCGACCGTCGTCGCCCCGGCGTTGAACTCGAAGTCGGCGTGGATCCGGCTGGAGAACTCGGCGACGGCGTCGAGGATGGGTCGTCCGGGCTCGAAGGACGGCCACGCGTAGGCCGCCGCCGCAGCCGTCGTCATCGCCTGCGGTGAGTCGAGCAGGAAGTCCGCCACGCCATGCAAGCCGGTTCGGGACGTGGCGAACGCCGCGTCGCGCAGCAGGTCCCGGACGGCCTCCCAGGGCTGCGCCACCAGCAACTGCTCGGAGGGGTGCTGGCCGGCCGCCACCCGACCGCGAACCTCGACGGTGCTGGTCGCGGTGACCGTCAGGTCACGATGGCCTTCCTGCAGCACGAAGTGGGTCACTCGGTTGCCGAAGTAGTCCGCGCGGTCGACGCGCTCGGCCGGCTCGGGCGTGATGAGGAGTTCGGCCCCGAGCACTCGCTGACCGGGCAACTCGCGGGGCAGCAGGTGAGCTTCGCCATAGCTGGACGACACCTCCGACTCGTAGTCGTAGGCCGTGTGGTGGGTCACCTGGAAGCGCATCACCCGCTCCCGTCGACGCTCGGCACGTCCTCGCCGGCCAGCAGAGTTCGCTGGGGCTTCTGGTGGACGAAGTAGGTGGCGCTGATCTGCTCACCCGTGACCACCAGCAGGTTGTAGAGGTGGGCGAGGAACTCGTCCAGCTCGGCACGGAGTGCCCCATCGACCCCGGTCGCCAGCGACCTGGTGTCCGCCACCCGGAGGGCTGTCGACGCCTCCAGCACACCCCGTTCGGCCGCTCCGATCCGGCCCGAGCCCGGATGGCCGGGCAGCGCTCGCAGATCGGTGGCGAGCCGGTCGATCTGGTACGTCAGCGACCGTGGGTTGTCCGGGTCGACCAGCAGCAGATCGAGCAGGGTGCCGACCTGGCCTCGCGACCGGTAGCGGCGGCGATAGGTGATGATCGACTCCGACACGCGGAGCACCGACTCGAGCATCAGGCTGTCGGCTGGGGTGTCGCGCACGTACGTGGTCGTCGCACGGAGCAGCGCGATGACCTGGAGTGCCCGCTCCAAGCGCCGTCCGGCATCCATGAAGTGCCAGCCCACGTCACGCAGCATGTTCTCCGCCCCCAGCCCCTGGATGGCCAGCAGGCCGTGGAGGATCTGGGCGATGTCACCCGACGGCGTGCCGGTGAGCCCGCCCACCGCGAACCCGCTGCGATCTGCCGGGTCGGCGGGTCTGACACGACGTTGCAAATCGGTGACCACCAGCCAGGTGTCGCCGGACAGTTGGTCGCGGACGGCATCGACGCAGTCCAGCAGCTTGCTGATCGCATCGGCGAGCGTGCCGGGGCGGGTCTCGTCGGAGGCGATCATCTCCAACTCGTCGTCGGGGTCGGCCAGGCGTTCCTGGCCACCCTCGCCGATGAAGCCCGGGTAGGTCGTGGTGATCTGCGTGAGGGCCTGGAGCAGCCCATGGATGCCCGCGATGCCGGGGCCGTCGACGGCGTCGTTGAACTCGGTCCGGCGGTCCTCGACCTCGCGGAGGAGCCGTGCCACCCCCTCGGCCCGTTCGGCGTAGCGGCCCAACCAGAAGAGATTCTCGGCAGCACGGGCCGGCATGCCGGCGGCCGGGATCTCGAGGTCGTCGGACTCCGGCGCGATCCAGAACCCGGTCAGCGTCTCGGGCTTGCCGGCGAGGACCCAGGTGTCCTTGCTCAGGGCGGCGGCGAAGTCCGACGTGATGGCGTCCGTCGTCACACCGTCGTCGCCCGAGGCAACCCGGGTGAGGCCACCCGGCATCACGGTGTAGCCGGCACCGTCGGCCACGGCGAAGGTCCGCAGGACCGACTGCCGAGGCACCACCCCGATGTCGGTCAGCGACGGGGCGGTGGCCAGCGGTCGCCGTTCCTGGGCGACCCACCGGTGTGGTGCCGCGGCGATGGCTGCGCGCAATGCCAGCAGCTGCCGCTCGTCGAGCAACGCGCCGACCAGCGGAGCGTCGGTGGCGTGCTGGCGGGAGGTGCGCCGGAACACCCACTCACTCGGTTCGGCCAGCGCCTCGGCGCGGTGGGCCGAATCGCCGCACCACAGGGATCGGGGCGCCGGCAGCCGCAGCGACTGGCCCAGCACGCGCTGGGCGATCGTCGGCAGGTAGGCCTGAAGTGCCGGGTTCTCGAGGACGCCGCTGCCAAGCGTGTTGACCACGGAGACGCGACCGCTGCGCACCGCCTGTCCGAGACCCGGCACGCCGATCAGGGAGTCGGGTCGAAGCTCCAGCGGATCACACCACTCGGCGTCCATGCGGCGCAGGATCACGTCGACGGCTTCGAGGTTGCCCAGGGAGCGCAGCCACACCCGCCCGTCCCGCACCACCAGGTCCGAGCCTTCGACCAGGGAGAGACCCAGCCGCGCGGCCAGGAAGGCGTGCTCGAAGGCGGTCTCGTTCCGCGAACCAGGTGTCAGCAGGACCGTCCGTGGCAGTCGGGTCTGGGCCGGTGCCACCTCCGCCAGCCCCTGCCGCAACGCGCGGAAGTACGGCGCAAGTCGCTGCACCTGGCTCTGGCGGTGGAGCTTCGGAAACACCCGCGACGTGACCACGCGGTTCTGCAGGGCGTAGGCAGCCCCGCTGGGCGCCTGGGTGCGGTCACCCAGGACCACCATGGCACCGCTGGCGTCCCGAGCCAGGTCCACGGCGTAGCTGAAGAGCTGGTAGGAGCCGGGCAGTCGGACGTCGGACTGCTGACGCAGGTAGCCCGGGTGGTCCAGCACCAGGACCGGCGGGATCAGCCCCTCCTCCAGCAGCCGACGCGGCCCGTACAGATCGGTCAGGATCAGGTTCAGCAGCTCGGCCCGTTGGACGACGCCGGACTCGATCTCGGCCCACTCCGATGCGTCGATGAGCAGGGGGAGGGGGTCCAACTGCCATCGCAGCCGCTCACCCGTCCGGGGGACGTGGTAGGTGACGCCGTCGTCGTCGAGGAGGCGGGCGGCCTCGGCCCGGCGGGCCCGCAACTCACCGATGGAGAGATCGGCGAGCGCTCGTCCGAGGTGTTCCCAGGGGGGGCGGATCGACCCGTCGGGGGCGAGCATCTCGTCGTGACCAACCTGCGGCGGGGCGTACGCGACGGTGCTCACGGCCTCACCACGGTGCTCTCCACCTGCTCGATGGTAACCATCTGGGTAGGCGAAGCCGCCTCCCCGAGCTGACGATCACCGGGGTCGTCGCAGGTCCAGCGTCCGGGGATACTCCCCGCCCTGAGCGGCGGCCATGCGATCCAGGTCCTCGATGTCGACCGGGCCGGGGGTGTGCCCGCGGGTCTCGAACCGGTTGACGCGCCGGGAGTCCGCCTCGACGGCGTTCACGGGCGGGTGGTCGTAGGCCAGACCGCCCTGGTGGACCACATGGTAGGTCGCACCACCCAGTGACCGGCGGTTCCACCGGTCGACGAGGTCGAACGTCAGCGGCGACTGGACGCCGATCGTGGGGTGCAGTCCCGATGGCGGCTGCCACGCCTTGTAGCGCACCGCTCCGACGGCAACCCCGTCGGTCGAGGTGGCGGTGAGCGGGACCGGCACGCCGTTGCAGGTGACGATGTGCCGCTCTGCCGTCATTCCGGTGACCGTGACCTGCATCCGCTCGACCGAGCTGTCGACGTACCGGGCCGTGCCACTGCCAGTAGCCTCCTCACCCAGCACCTGCCAGGGCTCGACGGCCTTGCGCAACTCGATCTCGACGTCGTCGACGACGGCGGTGCCCATGCGGGGGAAGCGGAACTCCACGAACGGATCGAGCCACGCGGCATCGAACGCGTAGCCGTGGTCCTGCAGGTCGGCGGCGACCTCGGCGATGTCGGCCGAGGCGAAGTGGGGGAGCAGGAACCGGTCGTGCAGCAGCGAGCCCCAGCGGACCAGCGGTCCGGCGTACGGCGACTCCCAGAAGCGGCTGACCAGTGAGCGGACCAGCAGCGACTGGACCATCGCCATCTGGGGGTGAGGCGGCATCTCGAATCCCCGTAGCTCCAGCAGTCCCAACCGTCCTCGTTCGGAGTCGGGGCTGTACAGCTTGTCGATGCAGAACTCGGCCCGATGGGTGTTGCCGGTCAGGTCGGTCAGCAGGTGACGGAGGGAGCGGTCCACCGCCCAGGCGGGGGGCTGGCCGTCGTAGGTGTCGGCCAGGCGGTCCAGTTCGGCGAACGCGGTCTCGAGCTCGTGCAACGTCTCGACCCGCCCTTCGTCGACGCGCGGCGCCTGCGACGTGGGACCGACGAACTTCCCGCTGAACAGGTAGGACAGGGACGGGTGGTGCTGCCAGTAGGTGATCATGCTGCGCAGCAGGTCGGACCGCCGCAGCAGCGGCGAGTCCGCGGGCGTGACCCCACCCAGGGTCATGTGGTTGCCGCCGCCCGATCCGGTGTGTGAGCCGTCCAGGTCGAACTTCTCGGTCCCCAGGCGCGCCTGGTGCGCCTCGGCGTACACCCCGTCGGTGATGCTCTCGAGCTCCTCCCACGAGGCTGCGGGCTGGACGTTGACCTCGATCACGCCGGGGTCGGGGGTGACCATCAGTGTGCGGAGCCGGGGGTCGCCCGGTGGTTCGTAGCCCTCCAGCACGACCGGCGTTCCGAGGTCCGCGACGATGTCCTCCACGACCTCCAGCACGTCGAGGCTGTGCTCCAGGTGGGTCAGGGGCGGGAAGAACACGTGGAGGCGTCCGTCGCGCCGCTCGACGCAGACGGCACTGAACGGCCCGTCGTCGATCGCCACCTGGTCACGGACGATCTGCTTCTGGTCGAGCGGCGCAGTACCGCCGGTGGGCAGTCGCCGCAGGGCCTCGCGCGGCTCGAAGCTGGACCGCTCCGGCTGGATGACCCCGTCGGACCAGCTCAGGCCCGGAAGGGGCAGCCGGAGCCCCATCGGGGAGTCGCCGGGCATCAACATCAGCCGGCCACGCCGGAACCGCCACGTCGCGGTCGCCCACTCCTCGCCGGTGTGGTGCAGCGGCACGGCGTACCCGACCGGGTCGGTGGAGCGGCGATCCAGGGCCTCGACCAGCCGGCGCCGCTCATCGGCGGCCACCTGTGCCGGGTCGGTCGGGTCGACGTCCACCTCGGGCGGAACGCCGATCGGCAGCGTCGCCTCCTTCCAGGCGCGATACAGCTCGTCCTCGAAGGCGGGGTGGACGTTGTCCTCGGGGACGCCGAAGGCCGCCGCGAGTCGCTCGGCGAGGCGTCGGGCGTCATCGGCCGCGGCGGAACCCGTGGCCCACGGGTCAGCAAGCAGCTCAGGGTCGCGCCACAGCTGTCCGCCGTCGGCGCGCCAGTGGATGCTGGTCTGCCACCGTGGCAGTGGCTCCCCGGGATACCACTTGCCCTGCCCGTGGTGGATGACGCCGCCCTCGGCGAACCGGTCGAACAGCCGATGTGACAGATCCCAGGCGCGCGCCTGCTTGTGCGGCCCGTCAGCGGCGGTGTCCCACTCGGCCGACGTCTGGTCGTCGATCGACACGAACGTGGGCTCGCCGCCCTGGGTCAGCCGCACGTCCCCCGCTTCCAGTGCGGCGTCGACGCTGCGGCCGAGCGCATCGATCGACTGCCACTGCTCCGGGGTGTAGGGCCGGGTGACGCGAGGGTCCTCGTGGATCCGGGCGACGGTGTTGGAGTGCTCGAAGACGACCTCCGCGTCGTCGACGGCGCCCTCGACGGGTGCGGCGCTGCGAGGCTCAGGGGTGCACGCGAGCGGGATGTGCCCCTCACCGGCGAACAGCCCCGACGTCGGATCCAGACCGACCCAGCCAGCCCCGGGGAGGAACACCTCGGTCCAGGCGTGCAGGTCGGTGAAGTCCGCTGCGGGGCCGCTCGGCCCGTCCAGCGACTCGACGTCCGCGGCCAACTGGACCAGGTACCCGGACACGAACCGCGCAGCCAGTCCCAACCGACGCATGATCTGGACCAACAGCCACCCGGAGTCGCGACACGAACCGAGCGCCTTCTCCAGTGTGGTCTCGGGGTCCTGGACGCCGGGCTCCATCCGCGTGGTGTAGGCGATGTCCTGTTGCAGCCGGCTGTTGAGGGCGACGAGGACGTCGATGGTCCGCATGCCCTCGTCGGCGTTGACCAGATCACGGGTGCGATCGTTCAGCCACTCGGTGAGCAGCGGTCCCGGCTCGTCGGCCTCCAGGTAGATCGCCAGGTCCCGCTTCAGCGCCGGGTCGTAGGTGAACGGGTAGGTCTCGGCCGTCTCCTCGACGAAGAAGTCGAACGGGTTGATGGTGGTCATGTCGGCGACGAGGTCGACGGTGAACTCGAGGGTGTCGGCCTTCGACGGGAACACCAGCCGACCCAAGTAGTTGCCGAAGGTGTCCTGCTGCCAGTTCAGGAAGTGCTCCTCCGGCTGGACCGAGAGTGAGTAGGCCAGGATCGGCGTTCGGGTGTGCGGCGCCGGTCGAAGGCGGACGATGTGCGGTCCGAACGCGACGGCGCGGTCGTAGCGGTAGGTGGTGCGGTGGGTGAGGGCGACGTGAATGGCCACGGGTGGCTCCTAGCAGGGGTGTGGCGGCAGCTGGTGAGACGGGTCAGACGGCGGTCTGCGCCTGGGTACCGAGCGGCATGATCTTGGGCAGGTCGTCGGGATCTCCGCTGAACCAGGTCGTCTGTGCCGCGTCGTGGACTCGGGCGAGCTGCGTCTGCAGGGTGTCCATCAGGGCGTGCAGCTCTCGACCGGAGAGGTCGGTGATGACCGCGTTGACCAGCGATGACTGCGCGTCGGCGCACGCCGCCATGGTGAGTTCGTGACGTGGCAGCTCGAGCAGTTCCTGGCTGAGCGCCGTCAGGTTGAACTCGACCGAGCGGGGGAACTGGTGGTCGCTGAGCAGGAACGCCAGCGCATGGGGGCCGTTGACACCGGCTCGGGCAACCCGCCGGAACATCTGCATGGCGGACAACGACCTGAGGACCGCCATCCAGGTGATGTCGGCGTAGGGGTTCTTGCCGTCGCCCACGCGGTAGCCGAGCAGCGTGGTGGCCTGGACGTCGATCACCCGGGTCGTCATGTCGGCACGTTCGAGGTGCCGGCCCACCTGGAGGAACTTGTAGGCGTTGTCGTGGCTCATGGTGCCGTCGAGCACGCCGCTGAGGGTCTGGCACTTCTCGATGATGTCGGTCAGCCACTCCAGCCGTGAGCGGCGGGGGACGGCGAGATCCTTGCTCCCCTGGGCGAACAGGTGCAGTCGGTTGGCGACCTCCCAGCCGGACCGGGGGAGCAGGGCCCTGACCGATCGCAGGTTCTGGCGTGCGGCGGCGATGCACTGCAACACCGAGCCCGGGTGGTGGGAGGAGGTCGTGAGGAACCGGACGATCTGGTGCTCCTCGGTGGCGGAGACGCCGTCGTCGTACCACTCGTCCTCCTCGACGAATGCGTCGGCCGAGCCGGTGACGGCGAGCATCGGCCGGAACCCCACACCCGCGGAGCTCGGCAGGTCCAGGAACAGCTCCGTCTGCGCTCGCACGAGACGCGCCGTGGCCTCGGCACGCTCGAGGTATCGACCGGCCCAGTAGACGTGTTCTGCGAGTCGGGAGAGGAGCATGTCTGGCCTAGCAAGAAGTTGGGGCGCCATCAGGCGTCGATACCCGCTGAGCATAGACATCACGCGTGACCGGCATGTTTCGCGGGGAGTTGACAACCCCCGTGGACGGCGAGGAGCCCTCATCGCATCACCGCCCCGGTCGCACTCGTGCGAAACCGGGGCGGCATGGAGTGGGCGGCTGGTTACGACCCGATGGCCGCGTCGAGGATCGAGTTGCTGATGGCGTCCACGCCACCGAGCGCGATCACCTCATCGGGGTCCACCCGATCGATCTCTGCGTCGACGATTGCTGGCAGGTCACCGTCGCCGGGCACGAGCAGGACCGGGCCGTCGGTCAGCGTGCCGCCGGCGACGGCATCGACGAAGCTGTCGGCGTTGGCCAGGTACACCACGTCGGCACCGTCGGGGAAGGCCCGATTGCTGATGGCGATGGCGGTCTCGATTCGAGTCGCGCCGTCCAAGCGACTCCCCGTCCGCTCGCCGCTCTCCGCGGTGAGGGCGGTGATGGTGACACGGTTGACAGTACCGGAGGTGTCGTGGACGACGGCGTCCAGATCCGCATCGGCCGCACCGATGATCGGGTGCGGGGTGATCACGCCGCCCTCGGCCAGGTCGGGATTGGACTCGCCGGTGCCCTCGTCGTCGCTGGACAGCCCGGTCAGTGCCTGGCACGGCGGGACGATGTCGGCGAAGTCCTCGGTGTTGACCTCGGTGCCGGCGTCGTAGGCGATCGTGTCGACGGTGACGGTCTCACCGGCAGCGGGGAGCGCCACGGAGTTCGCCGCAGAGAAGCCGTCGTTGGTGCAGATCTGCATCCACACCAGGGAGATCACGTCGGCCTCGACCTCCGGCGCGAGGACGGTGGTCAGGCTGGAGGCGAACATCTCCTCGCCGGGGGTATCCGGTGCCGGGATGGGACGTGGGTCCTCGCCATCGGTCAGGACGCCGGCCCGCTGGACGGCGTCGATCCCGTCGAGTGCCTCGAGCAGCGGCGTGTTGTTGCCGTTCTCGGCGACCTGTGCGATGCCCTCTGTGGCGGTGTCGCCGACGCTGAAGAGGCTGACGGCGTCATCATGGAAGGCGTAGACCGGCGGGGTGTTGGGCTGCCCGGCCGTCAGGTTCTCGACCGTGATCTCATACCCGGTGATCTCATCGTCCTGGGCCAGTGCGGGGAGGGCCAGTGAGCCGAGGGCCAACAGGCTGACCATGAGCATGGTCAGACGGCGAACGAGGGGCATCTTCATTGGGTTCTCCTTGACGAGGGCACAGGTGCCGGCGATGCGGCGAGAGGGGTCCTGTGCGACTGATGAGTAGAACGCTAGGAACGCAATTCAGACATTTGTCTTACGCAAGAATTACGCCGATCACTCAGCCCGGTGTCCTGCTGATTTGCGCAAAAGTTCCCTGCTCAGAGGGTTTTTTGGGCTGCCTGTGAGCCGCTGCTGGCGTCGATGATCCAGGTGTCCTTGCTGCCACCCCCCTGTGATGAGTTGACCACCAGCGAGCCTTCGGTGAACGCCACACGGGTGAGTCCACCCTGGGTGACGTAGGGCGCCGGGCCCGAGAGGATGAAGGGTCGCAGGTCCAGATGGCGTGGGACCACCTTGCCGTCCCGGAGTGTCGGGGCGGTCGAGAGTTGGAGGGTGGGCTGGGCCACCCAGTTGCGAGGATCGGCCAGCACCTGCTCGCGGATCTCGATCTTCTGCCTGGCCGTCGCCCGGGGGCCGATGAACAGGCCGTACCCGCCCGACTCGTTGGCGGGCTTGAGCACCAGGTCGTCCAGGTTCGCCAGCACGTGGCTGCGCTGGTCCGGGTCCGAGCAGAGGAAGGTCGGGACGTTGGGGATCAGCGGGTCGGCATCCAGGTAGAAGCGGATGATGTCGGGGACGTAGGCGTAGACGACCTTGTCGTCGGCCACGCCGGCTCCGGGTGCGTTGGCAAGGGCCACGTTGCCGGCGTGCCAGGCCCGCATCAGACCCCGAACGCCCAGGGCCGAGTCCGGTCGGAACGCCTCGGGGTCCAGGAACGCGTCGTCGATGCGCCGGTAGATGACGTCAACGCGGACGGGCCCCTCCACCGTGCGCATGAAGACGACATCGCCGTCCACGAACAGGTCGTTGCCCTCGACCAGGTAGGCACCCATCTCCTGGGCCAGGAAGGCGTGCTCGAAGTAGGCGGAGTTGTAGATGCCGGGGGTCAACACCACGATGACAGGTCGTTCCCCGTCCTGAGGTGAGAGCCCGGCCAGGGTGTTCCTGAGTGCGTTCGGGTAGCCGTCGACCGGGTGGATGTTGAGATCGAAGAAGGCCTCGCCCAGCACCCGCTTGGTGATGGCCCGGTTCTCCAGCATGTAGCTGACGCCGGAGGGGACCCGGAGGTTGTCCTCCAGGACGTACATGGTTCCCTCGTTGTCGCGGACCAGGTCCGAGCCGGAGATGTGCGCCCACACCCCGCCCCTGGGCTTCGCTCCCACGCACTCCGGCCGGAAGTTGGTCGAGGACTCGAGCACCTCGCGGGGGAACACGCCGGCGTCGATGATCCGCTGCTCGTTGTACAGGTCGTCGATGAAGGCGTTCAGCGCGGTGAGGCGCTGGATCAGCCCGTCCGAGACGGCCGACCACTCCTCGGTGGTGATGACCCGCGGGATGATGTCGAAGGGCCAGGCCCGGTCGATGTTCTCACCCTCGGAGTACACGGTGAACGTGATCCCCATCGCCTGGATCGCGAGCTCAGCGGCGGCCTGCCGGTCCTCGATGTCCGGACCGAGACCTTGGATGATCTCGGCCACCCGCTCGCAGCCCGGCCGGGGACGGCCATCGGGGGTCAGCAGTTCGTCCCAGCACTCGGGGCTCGCGTAGGCGCTCAGCATGTCCACCAGGTCTACTCGAACTGGCCGGCGAAGGCCGTCATGCCCTCCATCAACGCGTCCTCCGCCGGAGCGTCGAGCGGCGTGCTCGCCGCTGCGAAGGTGCTGCCCGTGACCACGTTGCTGGCCGCGTAGACCATCTGCCCGGTGTTGGTGAGGCTGCCGGTTCCGATCACGATCCGGCCGGTGTAGGGCATCGTGAACTCGATGCGCGCGTTGGGGGCGCCGCCCTCGTCGTTGCTCTCGGCCAGCACCTGGAGATCCTCCTCGGTCTCCGCGTCGTTGAAGACGACCATGAACGGGTCGGTGTCGTCGAACGTCGTCTGGCGGAGCTCCAAGACCAATTGGTCGCCCTGCGTCCCGTCGTAGGTGAAGAACTCGAACTCCTCCCCCTGCTGGTCGAAGACCTCCACGTCCTGCACGAAGACCGGCCACGGGTCGACCGCGACGAGGTACTCACCGGTGGAGTCGCCGAAGCCCGAGACGCCGAGGCAGTACTCGCCGGCAGGCAGCGTTGCGTCGATCACGCTGCCCGTCAGCACGCCGAGTTGCTCGTCGTCGTTCTCCGCCAACTGATTGCCGTCGGAGTCGAACAGCGTGGCGACCGGGTCCAGACCGTCACTCGTCGGACCGAACGGGTTGTTGGCTCGAATCCGGACTCGCGTCTCCTCAGCCAGGCTGAAGGTGTGGTACGTCGTCGAGCCGGCTACTTCCACGGTGCCGCCACCCTGCATGCCGACGGTCAGCGGGGTGCTCAGCTCACAGACCTGCTGGCCGGGCGGCTCGGGCCGTGGGTTGGCCAGGATCTGCAGTGACACCAGCGTCGGCCGAGGGTCGGCCAGCGTCGTGAACTCGAGGTTCGCGGCACTGACCACGTCGACATCGGGCTGCACCAGCAGGTAGTTGACCGTGTTGGTCACCTCCTCGACGACGCAGCTGACGCCCGGTCCCGGCTGCGACGGCCCGGAGGGAAGGAGCTCCCCGTTGCAGACGATCGGCAGGCCGTCCCGGTTGACCACGACCCCTTCAGGACCGCCGAGGGGCGGCGGTGGCGCAATCGGGCGTTCGTCGGTGACCCGGAGCACCCACTGGATGGCCAGGTCGGACAGGTCGGCACCGGCGGCATCACCGAGTGCTGCGAGATCGAACGAGGCTTCCGTCCCGGTTCCCAGCGCGAGCGGGATCCGTAGCCCGGAGTCGGTCTGGGAGTACACACCCCAGAGCACCTGGCCGACGCCGGTCGGCGGGGTGATCGAAGCCTCGCAGACGGCGTCCCGTGTGGTGATCACCTGGTCGCTGCCGGCAACCAGCACGTCCAGCCCGGGTGCGTCCTCCTGCTGGTACTGAGCGGTCACCGCGAAGGCCTCACGGCTGACGGGGGAGCCGCCGGGGGGTGTGCAGGTGATCGTGTCGTTCACGTACACGGGGGTGCGGGGCACGATGTCGCCGTAGGGCACCACACCGGAGGAGAGGAGGACCTGATCGGCCGTCCGGAACGGCGCACCCTCGGTCACGTAGGCGGTGCTGGTTCGCAGGACGGCACCCGCCTCGCCCTCGTAGGTGATGTTCAGCACGCAGGTGCTGGGTGGGAGTTGACTGGCCGCCATCACCTGGGCCTGACCGGCGGCGGTGACCTGGACCAACTCGGAGGGGGCCTCGATGCAGTTGCCGTCGAACAGCACCTCGGAGTCCGCTGCCTCCGCCGCCGGCGTCAGCGTCGCGGTGATCGGCTGGCCCGGCCGGATCACCTGGCCTCGGAGGGGGGTCATGCTGAGCAGCGGGTAGTCCGAGAGGCCCAGGGCCCGTCGTCCTTCGGTGCACGCCAACGGGTGGACGACACAGGTCACCGACAGGCCGTTCTCCTGGGCGAAGCCACTGCGCGACCCGACCGGCTCCAGGAACTCGCGGGTCTCCGGGAGCAGCCGGACCCCATCCGCCAGCAGGATCGGGGCTTCCAGCAGCGCCGCGCGTCCGGCGGCCGCGAACCCGCCGGCCCAGCCGTTCTCGCTGGTGCCGTCGACCAGGATGATGTGGTTCACGTCGGTGGCGTCGTCGGCGCCCTGGGCCTTGGCGATCTCCAGCGCCGTCTCAGCGCGGTTCTCACCGGCGATCCGCTCGGTGGAGATCCCCATGCCGTTGATCTGCCCCTCCACCGTCTGGGACAGCGCCGCGGTCCCACCGACGATCTGCACCTCGGTGATGTCGGACTCGGCCAGGTAGTCCATCGTGGCCGCCGAGAGCTCCTCGGTCGAGGACAGCAGGATCGGCCAGCCGTTGCGTGCGGCCAGTGCGCCGGCCCCGAGCGCGTCGGCGAA
The sequence above is a segment of the Euzebya tangerina genome. Coding sequences within it:
- a CDS encoding spondin domain-containing protein, whose translation is MKMPLVRRLTMLMVSLLALGSLALPALAQDDEITGYEITVENLTAGQPNTPPVYAFHDDAVSLFSVGDTATEGIAQVAENGNNTPLLEALDGIDAVQRAGVLTDGEDPRPIPAPDTPGEEMFASSLTTVLAPEVEADVISLVWMQICTNDGFSAANSVALPAAGETVTVDTIAYDAGTEVNTEDFADIVPPCQALTGLSSDDEGTGESNPDLAEGGVITPHPIIGAADADLDAVVHDTSGTVNRVTITALTAESGERTGSRLDGATRIETAIAISNRAFPDGADVVYLANADSFVDAVAGGTLTDGPVLLVPGDGDLPAIVDAEIDRVDPDEVIALGGVDAISNSILDAAIGS
- a CDS encoding circularly permuted type 2 ATP-grasp protein, which encodes MLSAYASPECWDELLTPDGRPRPGCERVAEIIQGLGPDIEDRQAAAELAIQAMGITFTVYSEGENIDRAWPFDIIPRVITTEEWSAVSDGLIQRLTALNAFIDDLYNEQRIIDAGVFPREVLESSTNFRPECVGAKPRGGVWAHISGSDLVRDNEGTMYVLEDNLRVPSGVSYMLENRAITKRVLGEAFFDLNIHPVDGYPNALRNTLAGLSPQDGERPVIVVLTPGIYNSAYFEHAFLAQEMGAYLVEGNDLFVDGDVVFMRTVEGPVRVDVIYRRIDDAFLDPEAFRPDSALGVRGLMRAWHAGNVALANAPGAGVADDKVVYAYVPDIIRFYLDADPLIPNVPTFLCSDPDQRSHVLANLDDLVLKPANESGGYGLFIGPRATARQKIEIREQVLADPRNWVAQPTLQLSTAPTLRDGKVVPRHLDLRPFILSGPAPYVTQGGLTRVAFTEGSLVVNSSQGGGSKDTWIIDASSGSQAAQKTL
- a CDS encoding DVUA0089 family protein, giving the protein MIRTSSRALRAGPLALLVVALVFALLAIPASPAAAQSDNNLSVIKDNEAPSNAEIAARLTEETEFTNVERVLISRDDNFADALAGGLMQSNSPLLLVPSSGPVSDRVLAQIDRLGADSATILGGVAAVGNEVTTQLTDEGLTVNRREGGSRVETAIDIARNEAPNATTAILARAFAADPDNPTQAFADALGAGALAARNGWPILLSSTEELSAATMDYLAESDITEVQIVGGTAALSQTVEGQINGMGISTERIAGENRAETALEIAKAQGADDATDVNHIILVDGTSENGWAGGFAAAGRAALLEAPILLADGVRLLPETREFLEPVGSRSGFAQENGLSVTCVVHPLACTEGRRALGLSDYPLLSMTPLRGQVIRPGQPITATLTPAAEAADSEVLFDGNCIEAPSELVQVTAAGQAQVMAASQLPPSTCVLNITYEGEAGAVLRTSTAYVTEGAPFRTADQVLLSSGVVPYGDIVPRTPVYVNDTITCTPPGGSPVSREAFAVTAQYQQEDAPGLDVLVAGSDQVITTRDAVCEASITPPTGVGQVLWGVYSQTDSGLRIPLALGTGTEASFDLAALGDAAGADLSDLAIQWVLRVTDERPIAPPPPLGGPEGVVVNRDGLPIVCNGELLPSGPSQPGPGVSCVVEEVTNTVNYLLVQPDVDVVSAANLEFTTLADPRPTLVSLQILANPRPEPPGQQVCELSTPLTVGMQGGGTVEVAGSTTYHTFSLAEETRVRIRANNPFGPTSDGLDPVATLFDSDGNQLAENDDEQLGVLTGSVIDATLPAGEYCLGVSGFGDSTGEYLVAVDPWPVFVQDVEVFDQQGEEFEFFTYDGTQGDQLVLELRQTTFDDTDPFMVVFNDAETEEDLQVLAESNDEGGAPNARIEFTMPYTGRIVIGTGSLTNTGQMVYAASNVVTGSTFAAASTPLDAPAEDALMEGMTAFAGQFE